In Pengzhenrongella sicca, a single genomic region encodes these proteins:
- a CDS encoding potassium transporter Kup, whose translation MRANETWANPDEMSQTPMGRRGSGFTLALGAVGVVFGDIGTSPLYALKTVFSIDHNSVAPTRVDVLGVISMVIWSITIVVSIKYVVLIMRADNDGEGGILALVALLRAKLADRRRLAVVMLLGMFGAALFYGDSVITPAISVMSAIEGLAVVNPDLDQVVLPASVAVLAVLFVVQRWGTEAIGRAFGPVMALWFVVLAVLGVPHIVRTPEILAALSPTYAVAFVVEHPFTAFIAMGAVVLTITGAEALYADMGHFGAAPIRRAWYVLVFPALALNYFGQGAMILRDPAAIDNPFFNLAPAWAILPLVILATLATVIASQAVISGAFSVTRQAVRLGLFPRLSVKQTSREEGGQIYLPVVNWVLFVGVVVLIAVFKNSSGLATAYGLAVTGTLILTSLLYLVLARLVWHWAVWRLAAYAVVIGTLEITFFAANLTKVASGGWLPLLIAAVVVTLMVTWRTGAEILSHRRRELEGPLDDFVEMIRVENVPRVPGLAVFPHPNRTTTPLALRSHVNFNHVLHEHVVILQIINENVPHIHHVDRVSVDDLGHGDDGIVHVTVRVGFNDSQDIPKGLTLAIDTSPELELDVDDAHYFLSVLTLHATGTPRMRSWRARLFVWMAHNAANRTEVFHLPPERTVVMGANLGV comes from the coding sequence GTGCGCGCCAATGAGACCTGGGCCAATCCGGACGAAATGAGCCAGACTCCGATGGGCCGGCGCGGCTCCGGATTCACTCTGGCACTCGGTGCGGTGGGGGTCGTGTTTGGGGACATCGGGACGAGCCCGTTGTACGCGCTCAAGACGGTGTTCAGCATCGATCACAACAGCGTTGCGCCGACTCGGGTGGACGTTCTCGGGGTGATCTCCATGGTGATCTGGTCGATCACGATCGTGGTGTCGATCAAGTACGTCGTCCTGATCATGCGGGCGGACAACGACGGCGAGGGCGGCATCCTGGCGCTGGTAGCGCTGTTGCGCGCGAAGCTCGCCGATCGGCGGCGGCTTGCCGTCGTCATGCTGCTCGGCATGTTTGGCGCGGCGCTGTTCTACGGCGACAGTGTCATCACCCCGGCGATCTCCGTCATGTCCGCGATCGAGGGCCTCGCTGTGGTGAACCCCGACCTCGACCAGGTCGTCCTACCGGCCTCGGTCGCGGTCCTGGCAGTCTTGTTCGTCGTGCAGCGGTGGGGCACCGAGGCGATCGGCCGCGCGTTCGGGCCGGTCATGGCGCTGTGGTTCGTCGTGCTCGCGGTCTTGGGCGTCCCGCACATCGTGCGGACCCCAGAGATCTTGGCCGCGCTGTCACCGACGTATGCGGTGGCATTCGTCGTCGAACATCCCTTCACGGCGTTCATCGCAATGGGAGCGGTGGTGCTGACGATCACCGGGGCCGAGGCGCTCTACGCCGACATGGGCCACTTCGGGGCCGCGCCGATCCGGCGGGCCTGGTACGTGCTGGTGTTCCCGGCGCTCGCGCTGAACTACTTCGGCCAGGGCGCGATGATCCTGCGCGATCCCGCCGCGATCGACAACCCGTTCTTCAACCTCGCCCCGGCCTGGGCGATCCTGCCACTGGTGATCCTGGCAACGTTGGCGACGGTGATCGCCTCGCAGGCCGTGATCTCGGGGGCGTTCTCGGTCACCCGCCAAGCCGTCCGACTCGGCCTGTTCCCGCGGCTCTCGGTCAAGCAGACCTCGAGGGAGGAAGGCGGCCAGATCTACCTCCCGGTCGTGAACTGGGTCTTGTTCGTCGGCGTCGTCGTCCTGATCGCCGTCTTCAAGAACTCGAGCGGTCTCGCCACCGCCTACGGTCTCGCGGTGACGGGGACGCTGATTCTGACGAGCCTGCTGTACCTGGTGCTCGCACGCCTGGTGTGGCATTGGGCAGTATGGAGGCTCGCGGCGTACGCAGTCGTCATCGGGACCCTCGAGATCACGTTCTTCGCGGCGAACCTCACGAAGGTCGCCAGCGGCGGCTGGCTACCCCTGCTCATCGCCGCCGTCGTCGTCACCCTGATGGTGACCTGGCGCACCGGCGCCGAGATCCTCTCCCACCGCCGACGTGAGCTCGAGGGGCCTCTCGACGACTTCGTCGAGATGATCCGGGTGGAGAACGTGCCGCGAGTCCCGGGCCTGGCAGTATTCCCCCACCCCAACCGCACCACGACTCCGCTGGCCCTGCGCTCGCACGTGAACTTCAACCACGTGCTCCACGAGCACGTGGTGATCCTGCAGATCATCAACGAGAACGTGCCGCACATCCATCACGTCGACCGCGTCAGCGTCGACGACCTGGGCCACGGCGACGACGGCATCGTCCACGTCACCGTGCGCGTGGGGTTCAACGACAGCCAGGACATCCCCAAGGGCCTCACGCTGGCGATTGACACGTCCCCGGAGCTCGAGCTCGATGTCGACGACGCCCACTACTTCCTGTCGGTGCTGACTCTCCATGCGACAGGCACCCCTCGCATGAGGTCCTGGCGCGCGCGGCTCTTCGTCTGGATGGCGCACAATGCCGCCAACCGGACCGAGGTGTTTCACCTGCCACCAGAGCGAACGGTCGTGATGGGCGCGAATCTCGGTGTCTAG
- a CDS encoding LacI family DNA-binding transcriptional regulator, with amino-acid sequence MASSVPAITILDVARVAGVSRQTVTRALNGLPDVSAATRERVVHVARQLNYRPNRAAQGLVRGRDVTVGLVMEDLRNPYYPELASALSRLASEQGWSVILCDIGDDEEKARARLESMVHRVDALVLTGCRTDTVGLLPGDALRGKALGIPIVMLDGSPADQVDAVVEIDYEAGVRAALDHLTGRGRRRIAMIDSSHIASSRRESYRDYLREHGLAWTGRSEVRDDETHEGGVRAAHELLGRYPDADAVLVYNDVMAIGALKGFARAGRAVPDDIAVVGTDGLDIGTLVTPELTSLSIDKTALAQHAVQLVDNILSGRAPAGSRERRRIGLTLVVRESA; translated from the coding sequence ATGGCAAGCAGCGTTCCAGCGATTACGATCCTTGACGTGGCCCGGGTCGCGGGCGTCTCTCGGCAGACCGTCACCAGGGCCCTCAACGGTCTTCCCGACGTCAGCGCCGCAACGCGCGAACGGGTGGTGCATGTTGCCCGCCAGCTGAACTACCGCCCCAACCGGGCCGCGCAGGGCTTGGTGCGCGGTCGCGACGTGACCGTCGGCCTGGTCATGGAAGACCTGCGCAATCCGTACTATCCCGAGCTCGCCTCGGCGCTGAGCCGGCTGGCCTCGGAGCAGGGTTGGAGCGTCATCCTGTGCGACATCGGGGACGACGAGGAGAAGGCTCGTGCCCGGCTCGAGTCGATGGTGCACCGGGTGGACGCGCTCGTGCTCACCGGGTGCCGCACGGATACCGTCGGGCTACTCCCCGGTGATGCGCTCCGCGGCAAAGCCCTCGGCATTCCCATCGTCATGCTGGATGGTTCGCCGGCCGATCAGGTCGATGCCGTCGTCGAGATCGACTACGAGGCGGGCGTCCGTGCGGCCCTCGATCACCTGACGGGCCGCGGGCGACGACGCATCGCCATGATCGATTCGAGCCACATCGCGTCGTCGCGACGGGAGTCGTACCGCGACTACCTGCGCGAGCACGGGCTGGCCTGGACCGGTCGATCCGAGGTCCGCGACGACGAGACCCACGAGGGCGGGGTCCGCGCGGCTCACGAGCTGCTCGGTCGCTACCCGGACGCGGACGCCGTGCTGGTGTACAACGACGTGATGGCGATCGGCGCGCTCAAGGGGTTCGCACGAGCCGGAAGAGCCGTGCCCGACGACATCGCGGTCGTAGGCACGGACGGCCTGGACATCGGGACCCTCGTCACGCCGGAGCTCACGAGCCTCTCGATCGACAAGACGGCGCTCGCACAGCACGCCGTCCAGCTCGTCGACAACATCCTCTCCGGCCGGGCGCCCGCCGGCTCGCGTGAACGCCGTCGCATCGGCCTCACGCTGGTGGTGCGCGAGTCCGCCTGA
- a CDS encoding DUF234 domain-containing protein — protein MPPGASWFAQKKADKDRRYRIADPALRFWFAFVEPALAEVDRGRPDLALERVEAGFASWRGRAVEGVVRDALERLLPDPAWSDVRRVAGWWPRTNVPEIDLVGADRYPATHISFVGTITMAP, from the coding sequence TTGCCTCCGGGCGCGAGCTGGTTCGCGCAGAAGAAGGCAGACAAGGATCGCCGGTACCGGATCGCCGACCCTGCGCTGCGGTTCTGGTTTGCCTTCGTCGAACCGGCACTCGCCGAAGTCGACCGCGGCCGGCCTGATCTCGCGCTCGAGCGAGTCGAGGCGGGATTCGCGTCGTGGCGCGGTCGCGCCGTCGAAGGCGTGGTTCGCGACGCCCTCGAGCGATTGCTCCCGGACCCCGCCTGGTCCGACGTGCGTCGCGTCGCGGGCTGGTGGCCCCGGACCAACGTTCCCGAGATCGACCTCGTGGGCGCTGACCGGTACCCCGCGACGCACATCTCCTTCGTGGGGACCATCACAATGGCGCCCTGA
- a CDS encoding response regulator produces the protein MTGTRVLVVDDEPGLVHALSINLRAHGWDVATAQDGAQALGLAATFNPEVVLLDLGLPDISGLDVIAGIRGWSRMPIVVLSARQDGEDKVNALDAGADDYVTKPFAMNELLARLRAAVRRAVPGDATEAVVEAGGLRIDLARRRVLRLGDEVRLSPTEWALIEVLVRNRGRLISRHQLLQEVWGPAYTTETEYLRVYTAQLRRKLERDPAHPRHIITQPGMGYIFETT, from the coding sequence ATGACCGGCACCCGGGTCCTGGTCGTCGACGACGAGCCTGGACTCGTGCACGCCCTGTCCATCAACCTGCGCGCCCACGGATGGGACGTCGCTACCGCCCAGGACGGGGCGCAGGCCCTCGGTCTCGCTGCCACGTTCAACCCTGAGGTAGTGCTCCTCGACCTCGGCCTGCCCGACATCTCCGGACTTGACGTGATCGCTGGAATCCGCGGCTGGAGCCGCATGCCCATCGTCGTCCTTTCCGCCCGGCAGGACGGGGAGGACAAGGTGAATGCCCTCGACGCCGGGGCCGACGACTACGTGACGAAGCCGTTCGCGATGAACGAGCTGCTCGCACGGCTGCGCGCAGCCGTGCGCCGGGCGGTCCCAGGCGATGCGACCGAGGCGGTCGTCGAGGCTGGGGGGCTCAGGATCGACCTCGCTCGGCGCCGGGTGCTGCGCCTCGGCGACGAAGTGCGCCTGAGCCCAACCGAATGGGCATTGATCGAGGTGCTCGTGCGCAACCGGGGTCGGCTCATCAGCCGTCATCAGCTTCTGCAGGAGGTCTGGGGCCCCGCGTACACGACCGAGACGGAGTACCTGCGCGTCTACACCGCCCAGCTGCGACGCAAACTCGAACGCGACCCCGCCCATCCGCGCCACATCATCACCCAGCCCGGGATGGGCTACATCTTCGAAACCACATGA
- a CDS encoding YciI family protein, translating to MAKYAILIYEDPAFYANASPETWGAVVDAHNTFTKQVFELGGSLAGGEALAPTTTATTIKGAGTVTDGPFVETKEAFGGYYVVEARDLDHAVEIAKLCPAPGGGVEVRPVVDPTTNPF from the coding sequence ATGGCCAAGTACGCAATCCTCATCTACGAAGACCCGGCGTTCTACGCGAACGCGTCGCCCGAGACGTGGGGCGCGGTGGTCGACGCGCACAACACGTTCACCAAGCAGGTCTTCGAGCTCGGGGGGTCCCTCGCGGGCGGGGAGGCGCTCGCGCCCACGACGACGGCCACCACGATCAAGGGTGCCGGCACGGTGACGGACGGCCCGTTCGTCGAGACCAAGGAGGCCTTCGGCGGCTACTACGTCGTCGAGGCGCGCGACCTCGACCACGCCGTCGAGATCGCCAAGCTGTGCCCGGCCCCCGGCGGCGGCGTCGAGGTTCGCCCAGTCGTGGACCCGACGACGAACCCGTTCTGA
- a CDS encoding RNA polymerase sigma factor has protein sequence MQADAVAAALAQAHRSEWAFVLSATVRVAGDLDVAEECAQEAYVSALQAWPRDGVPERPGAWLTTAARNKALDRLRREVTLRRKLPLLVEPATVDPHDPADLDWPDAAVPDDRLRLVFTCCHPTLAPEARVALTLRLVCGVPTSDVARAFLVSEPTMAARITRAKKKISEARIPYRVPGRAELPERLDSVLTAVHLLFSTGHTAGEGDALVREELCDRALHLARTLAALLPEQAETRGLLGLLLLTDARRATRTDEQGRLLLLADQDRTRWDQRAILKGLTVTAGALASGPPGRFTLQAAIAGVHAMAPSLEQTDWPRVVNLYDRLLAVWNTPVVALNRAAAVAFADGPAAALPLLDELATDPRLADYPYLSATRADLLRRLGDAAGAAQSYRRAMELTANAAERAFLEQRLAEVIRAAGAEPAPG, from the coding sequence ATGCAGGCGGACGCGGTCGCTGCCGCGCTGGCGCAGGCCCACCGCTCCGAGTGGGCCTTCGTGCTGTCCGCCACGGTGCGCGTCGCGGGCGACCTGGACGTCGCGGAGGAGTGCGCGCAGGAGGCGTACGTCAGCGCGCTGCAGGCCTGGCCCCGGGACGGCGTCCCGGAGCGGCCCGGCGCGTGGCTGACCACGGCGGCGCGGAACAAGGCGCTGGACCGGTTGCGTCGCGAGGTCACCCTCCGGCGCAAGCTCCCGCTGCTCGTGGAGCCAGCGACAGTCGATCCGCACGACCCGGCCGACCTGGACTGGCCCGACGCCGCGGTGCCAGACGACCGGCTCCGGCTGGTGTTCACCTGCTGCCACCCCACCCTCGCCCCCGAGGCCCGCGTCGCCCTCACCCTGCGCCTGGTCTGCGGCGTTCCCACGTCCGACGTCGCCCGGGCCTTCCTGGTGTCCGAGCCGACGATGGCGGCACGGATCACCCGGGCCAAGAAGAAGATCTCCGAAGCGCGGATCCCCTATCGGGTTCCGGGCCGAGCGGAGCTGCCCGAGCGCCTGGACAGCGTGCTCACCGCCGTCCACCTGCTCTTCAGCACCGGCCACACGGCCGGCGAGGGGGACGCGCTCGTCCGTGAGGAGCTCTGCGACCGGGCACTGCACCTCGCGCGCACCCTCGCCGCGCTGCTCCCCGAGCAGGCCGAGACCCGCGGCCTGCTAGGCCTGCTGCTCCTCACCGACGCGCGCCGGGCCACCCGGACCGACGAGCAGGGCCGGCTGCTCCTGCTCGCTGACCAGGACCGGACGCGCTGGGACCAGCGCGCGATTCTGAAGGGGCTCACGGTGACGGCCGGGGCGCTGGCGTCCGGCCCACCGGGGCGGTTCACCCTGCAGGCGGCGATCGCCGGCGTGCACGCGATGGCGCCGTCCCTGGAGCAGACCGACTGGCCGCGTGTCGTGAACCTCTACGACCGGCTGCTGGCGGTGTGGAACACCCCGGTGGTCGCGCTCAACCGGGCCGCCGCCGTGGCGTTCGCCGACGGTCCGGCCGCCGCCCTGCCGCTCCTCGACGAGCTGGCGACCGATCCCCGGCTCGCCGACTACCCCTACCTTTCCGCCACCCGCGCCGACTTGCTGCGCCGCCTCGGCGACGCCGCCGGCGCGGCTCAGTCGTACCGGCGCGCGATGGAGCTCACGGCGAACGCCGCGGAGCGCGCCTTCCTGGAACAGCGCCTGGCCGAGGTCATCCGCGCCGCCGGCGCCGAGCCCGCGCCCGGCTGA
- a CDS encoding DUF418 domain-containing protein, whose protein sequence is MSFGAQDVDEVESCGLIFRCGEGGDVDGAAGHGLVADRECVGDGGAGDVDDRTSYVTATFLMIGAGHLPDLPDTDAYTGLLLAAAGILVVQCAFSPLWPRHHRQGPARVAVARRHVVVVGARLTPDRSGTSGVRARPRSRHRWSQGRGHTGRWALGPDRRAPCVRCDRGAGRAVVTRHMPPRPPVSWGVQPFTVPDASEGYERTESKQ, encoded by the coding sequence GTGTCCTTCGGCGCGCAGGACGTCGACGAGGTCGAGTCGTGCGGTCTCATCTTCCGGTGCGGCGAGGGTGGCGATGTCGACGGCGCGGCGGGCCATGGGCTAGTCGCCGATCGTGAGTGCGTGGGTGATGGCGGTGCGGGCGACGTCGACGATCGCACGAGCTACGTGACCGCGACGTTCCTCATGATCGGCGCTGGGCACCTGCCCGACCTGCCGGATACTGACGCGTACACGGGCCTGCTGCTCGCGGCGGCCGGGATCCTCGTCGTGCAGTGCGCGTTCTCCCCGCTCTGGCCGCGCCATCACCGCCAGGGCCCTGCTCGAGTGGCTGTGGCGCGGCGGCATGTGGTGGTCGTCGGAGCGCGGCTGACGCCGGATCGCTCGGGCACCTCGGGCGTGCGGGCAAGACCTCGCAGTCGTCACCGATGGTCACAGGGGCGAGGACACACTGGGCGGTGGGCGTTGGGCCCCGATCGTCGCGCTCCGTGCGTGCGGTGCGACAGAGGGGCCGGGCGGGCGGTCGTCACGCGGCACATGCCCCCGCGACCTCCGGTGTCGTGGGGCGTGCAACCGTTTACGGTGCCGGACGCGTCTGAGGGGTATGAGCGAACGGAGAGCAAGCAATGA
- a CDS encoding sensor domain-containing protein, translating to MTLPLDPADLFASVVVNANDVVLVTEAEPFEAGTGGPRVLYVNPAFTRMTGYTAEEVIGLTPRVLQSPRTDRRELDRLREALRSWRPVEVELLNVHKNGTEFWSQISITPVADERGWYTHWVSIQRDITVRKHRELALQALLENSSDLVLALDRAGAVLSVSASVERVLGLGAAQLLGAGVRERVHPDDTAVLDRLLAPVEGLRLGRDARAELRLRAGDEGWRWLDVTSIDSDVDVLGAVVLTCADITAQKAGELALQRADNRFRSAFSDAPIGMAVTDPSGQHVQVNAAYCELLGRDADELLTMKMTEVMHPDDIEPSNRQRTALLHGAITRHRYETRFLHADGTVVGVLHSSSVVPGDDGRPMHLIDHIENITDRLAFEAQLSHQALHDPLTGLPNRALLSDRIERALRLGERAARPIAVLFLDLDRFKVVNDSLGHAAGDAVLVAVARRLESVLRAGDTAARFGGDEFVILCTNTTPEQAGAVADRIASVLASPITVGSTDLVISASVGVAIAGGGGGHSASELLRDADAAMYSAKDLGRARFEVFDRALGARAAARLQLEQDLREGIGAGQLRLHYQPEVRLADRVVVGVEALVRWEHPTLGLLAPDRFLPLAEETQLIRPLGDWVTAEAIRQAAAWTGPQPPTMWVNLSPYQLGDKDLTARIADQLADAGLAPGRIGFELVESALLDETDGSHDTIHALHELGVGLALDDFGTGYSSLTYLTRFPIDILKIDRSFVSELDHDENNRESYAIVNAVVGLARALQLSVVGEGIETETQAQALHALGCQTGQGFLLGRPAPAAPSRERTVVSAVNAPTGRLPNDGFAIATAGGV from the coding sequence ATGACCCTTCCCCTCGACCCGGCGGACCTCTTCGCATCGGTGGTTGTGAACGCCAACGACGTGGTGCTCGTGACGGAGGCTGAGCCGTTCGAGGCCGGTACCGGTGGACCCCGGGTGCTCTATGTGAACCCGGCCTTCACCCGGATGACTGGGTATACGGCCGAGGAGGTCATCGGCCTTACTCCCCGGGTGCTGCAGAGTCCGAGGACCGACCGTCGAGAGCTCGACCGCCTGCGCGAAGCGCTGCGCTCCTGGCGTCCGGTCGAGGTCGAGCTGCTCAATGTGCACAAGAACGGCACCGAGTTCTGGTCGCAGATCTCCATCACGCCGGTCGCGGACGAGCGCGGTTGGTACACGCACTGGGTGTCCATCCAGCGTGACATCACGGTCCGTAAGCACCGGGAGTTGGCCTTGCAGGCACTTCTGGAGAACTCCTCGGACCTGGTGCTCGCGCTGGACCGTGCCGGCGCCGTGCTCTCGGTCAGCGCGTCTGTCGAGCGGGTGCTCGGTCTGGGGGCCGCGCAGCTGCTTGGTGCGGGGGTGCGCGAGCGGGTGCACCCGGACGACACCGCCGTGCTTGACCGCCTTCTCGCCCCGGTCGAGGGTCTCCGGCTCGGCCGAGACGCCAGGGCCGAGCTGCGGCTGCGCGCCGGTGACGAGGGCTGGCGCTGGCTCGACGTCACGAGCATCGACTCAGACGTCGACGTCCTCGGCGCCGTGGTGCTCACCTGCGCCGACATCACCGCCCAAAAGGCGGGCGAGCTAGCCTTGCAGCGCGCCGACAACCGGTTCCGCAGCGCGTTCTCCGACGCACCCATCGGCATGGCCGTGACCGACCCCTCCGGTCAACATGTGCAGGTCAACGCCGCCTACTGCGAGCTCCTCGGGAGGGACGCCGACGAGCTGCTCACGATGAAGATGACGGAGGTGATGCACCCCGACGACATCGAGCCGAGCAACCGGCAGCGCACCGCCCTGCTCCATGGTGCGATCACCCGGCACCGCTACGAGACCCGATTCCTGCACGCTGACGGCACCGTGGTCGGGGTCCTGCACTCGTCATCCGTCGTGCCTGGCGACGACGGCCGGCCGATGCACCTCATCGACCACATCGAGAACATCACCGACCGCTTGGCGTTTGAGGCTCAGCTCAGCCACCAGGCGCTTCATGACCCGCTGACCGGCTTGCCGAACCGCGCACTGCTCAGCGACCGGATCGAGAGGGCGCTGCGCCTGGGCGAGCGGGCCGCGAGGCCGATCGCCGTGCTGTTCCTCGACCTCGACCGCTTCAAGGTGGTCAACGACTCCCTCGGCCACGCGGCGGGAGACGCGGTCCTTGTGGCGGTGGCACGCCGACTCGAGTCCGTTCTGCGGGCGGGCGACACCGCGGCGCGATTCGGCGGCGACGAGTTCGTCATCCTGTGCACCAACACGACGCCCGAGCAGGCAGGTGCCGTCGCCGACCGGATCGCATCCGTGCTCGCTTCACCGATCACCGTCGGCTCCACCGACCTCGTGATCTCCGCCTCCGTCGGCGTAGCGATCGCCGGCGGCGGCGGCGGTCATAGCGCCAGCGAGCTCCTGCGCGACGCGGACGCGGCGATGTACTCGGCGAAGGACCTCGGACGGGCCCGCTTCGAGGTGTTCGACCGCGCCCTGGGCGCGCGTGCCGCGGCGCGCCTCCAGCTCGAACAGGACCTGCGCGAGGGCATCGGCGCCGGACAGCTACGCCTGCACTATCAGCCGGAGGTACGCCTCGCGGACCGAGTGGTGGTCGGCGTGGAGGCGCTCGTGCGCTGGGAACACCCGACCCTCGGGCTGCTCGCCCCGGATCGGTTCCTGCCGCTGGCTGAAGAGACCCAGCTGATCCGCCCCCTGGGCGACTGGGTCACCGCCGAAGCAATCAGGCAGGCCGCCGCCTGGACGGGACCGCAGCCACCCACCATGTGGGTCAACCTTTCCCCGTACCAGCTCGGGGACAAGGACCTCACGGCTCGGATCGCCGACCAGCTTGCTGACGCCGGGCTAGCACCCGGACGGATCGGCTTCGAGCTCGTCGAGTCCGCCCTGCTCGACGAAACCGACGGCTCGCACGACACCATCCACGCGTTACACGAGCTCGGCGTCGGCCTCGCCCTGGACGACTTTGGGACCGGCTACTCGTCGCTGACCTACCTGACTCGCTTCCCGATCGACATCCTCAAGATCGACCGATCGTTCGTGTCGGAGCTCGACCACGACGAGAACAACCGCGAAAGCTACGCGATCGTCAACGCCGTCGTCGGCCTCGCCCGAGCCCTCCAACTGAGCGTCGTCGGCGAAGGAATCGAGACCGAGACCCAGGCTCAAGCTCTGCACGCCCTGGGCTGCCAGACCGGCCAAGGCTTCCTCCTCGGCCGACCGGCGCCCGCCGCACCTTCGCGAGAGCGCACAGTTGTCAGCGCCGTGAATGCGCCGACCGGCCGACTGCCGAACGACGGGTTCGCGATTGCCACGGCCGGTGGGGTTTGA
- a CDS encoding SigE family RNA polymerase sigma factor, whose product MRSDEEFREWAAQRRQSLVRTATLLTAGDPHTAEDVVQTAMTKMYLAWPRLRDVRDRDAYARRVLVNAFTDEMRTSRRKREDLRSQLPDRAVGSGAIDDDSRLLFAALEELPDRMRATVVLRYFHDLSVADTARALRCRPGTVKSQTARALEKLKHRLGPALRDDRGLRPDHPDHPRGDTAPIPTIHATLTAGRMS is encoded by the coding sequence ATGAGATCTGACGAAGAGTTCCGGGAGTGGGCCGCGCAGCGCCGCCAGTCGCTGGTCCGCACGGCGACGCTGCTGACGGCCGGCGACCCGCACACGGCGGAGGACGTGGTCCAGACCGCTATGACCAAGATGTACCTCGCCTGGCCGCGCCTGCGCGATGTACGGGACCGCGACGCGTACGCCCGCCGCGTCCTGGTCAACGCCTTCACCGACGAGATGCGCACGAGCCGGCGCAAGCGCGAGGACCTCCGGTCACAGCTGCCGGACCGGGCCGTCGGGAGCGGCGCAATCGACGACGACTCCCGGCTGCTGTTCGCGGCGCTCGAGGAGCTGCCGGACCGGATGCGGGCGACGGTGGTGCTGCGCTACTTCCACGACCTGAGCGTCGCCGACACAGCCCGGGCGCTGCGGTGCAGACCGGGGACGGTCAAGAGCCAGACGGCACGAGCGCTCGAGAAGCTCAAGCACCGGCTCGGACCGGCCCTGCGCGACGACCGAGGTCTGCGCCCGGACCACCCCGACCACCCGCGGGGCGACACCGCCCCTATCCCCACGATCCACGCCACCCTCACCGCTGGGAGAATGTCATGA
- a CDS encoding MFS transporter, whose translation MLFFTNGAIFANLLPRYPEIKAGLHLTNAAFGLAVAAFPLGALLAGLTAGMLVRRFRSARVAIVAAVLSAVGILIAGVAPAWIALAGGLFLAGAMDSITDVAQNSHGLRVQRLYQRSILNSFHAVWSVGAVLGGLLGAAAAQLAVPVALQLTGSGVLFSLMAVAANRFLLPGAEPADFEPAVAPDVGSPRSRHRPDLIARYGVLAALVLIAASGAVVEDAGSSWSAIYLSGSLGASAFVAGVGFIALQGMQFVGRICGDRLVDRFGQRPVARTGGLVVLAGMGVALTVPSVAGTVVGFGLAGLGVATLIPAAMHAADELPGFRRGTGLTIVSWLLRVGFLVSPPVVGAIADASSLRLGLLVVPVAGLLVVVSSPVLSGRVTGSADDEPEDQSAAGHVFSECAECQTAV comes from the coding sequence ATGTTGTTCTTCACCAACGGTGCGATCTTCGCCAACCTCCTGCCGAGGTACCCCGAGATCAAGGCCGGCCTGCATCTCACGAACGCCGCGTTCGGCCTCGCCGTCGCCGCGTTCCCCCTCGGCGCGCTTCTCGCCGGCTTGACGGCCGGGATGCTGGTGCGCAGGTTCCGCTCGGCCAGGGTGGCGATCGTTGCGGCGGTGCTCTCGGCGGTCGGGATCCTGATCGCCGGGGTGGCTCCCGCCTGGATCGCGCTGGCAGGGGGGCTCTTCCTCGCCGGCGCGATGGACTCGATCACCGACGTCGCCCAGAACTCGCACGGGCTCCGCGTTCAAAGGCTCTACCAACGGTCGATCCTGAACTCCTTCCACGCCGTGTGGAGCGTCGGGGCCGTTCTTGGCGGGCTCCTCGGCGCGGCGGCCGCGCAGCTCGCCGTGCCTGTGGCGCTGCAGCTCACCGGCTCTGGCGTGCTCTTCAGCCTTATGGCCGTGGCCGCCAACAGGTTCCTGCTGCCCGGTGCAGAGCCCGCCGACTTCGAGCCCGCCGTGGCTCCTGACGTCGGGTCACCTCGCTCGAGGCATAGGCCGGACCTGATCGCCAGGTACGGGGTTCTCGCCGCGCTCGTCCTGATCGCCGCGTCGGGTGCCGTCGTGGAGGACGCGGGGAGCTCCTGGTCGGCCATCTACCTGTCAGGTTCCCTCGGGGCCTCGGCTTTCGTCGCCGGCGTCGGCTTCATCGCCCTCCAGGGGATGCAGTTCGTCGGGCGGATCTGCGGCGACCGGCTCGTCGACCGCTTCGGCCAGCGCCCGGTGGCACGCACGGGTGGGCTGGTCGTCCTTGCCGGGATGGGCGTCGCCCTGACCGTCCCCTCGGTCGCCGGGACCGTGGTCGGCTTCGGTCTTGCCGGCCTCGGCGTCGCGACCCTCATCCCGGCGGCGATGCACGCCGCCGACGAGCTGCCAGGATTCCGGCGCGGCACGGGGCTCACCATCGTCAGCTGGCTGCTGCGGGTCGGCTTCCTCGTCTCGCCCCCCGTCGTCGGCGCGATCGCCGACGCGTCCTCCCTCCGCCTTGGCCTGCTCGTCGTGCCCGTCGCCGGCCTGCTCGTCGTGGTGTCCTCACCCGTGCTCTCCGGCAGAGTGACAGGGTCCGCCGACGACGAGCCCGAGGACCAATCGGCAGCGGGTCACGTATTTTCGGAATGCGCTGAATGCCAGACTGCCGTTTGA